One stretch of Daphnia pulicaria isolate SC F1-1A chromosome 8, SC_F0-13Bv2, whole genome shotgun sequence DNA includes these proteins:
- the LOC124310818 gene encoding protein unc-79 homolog isoform X1, whose amino-acid sequence MVMPNLHQNEIRFVLMAQTRDMRIWREAKPQRHGRRESVNARNNHRPVSSRVCYRATDNMATRAATFAAKVRNLHDYQLRLLNSSGSPPSGHDVANTLKYFSQTLLGILKDVPDFPLVMVYNRESNTKRMALFPSLDYKGLYTVLIQLLEVAPLIQTGVDVLGQALISTILCVMPFLEQDLIDNLPSLVASSIVHMPSSLHGYIVQVLCSFLLPLTMGTPPADGVFNVIEPSVPGIIMAVLQYTTNTAHHCQLMETLMSLKPDVAKDLLCIIAHGTLKARVPGAHLLFYYWPSLNPTLYDRRGVNTKFNGFALNGWKPVMCQRDECQSSGEAAEAIKLCLDHRVAVVQQSNNENGPLLVICATCADEIKRLEPPANLSSNGNQQQHFEPLVELLLPMLQVAATCDNTSCRSTDKTASVSCFSSSCTSYNDRRPIRYCAQCHSIRHNNRRGGDHIFHCNLTSAWEMSPEMQSYTVDAVVSLLKEAQPYSFERSSESNDRLTRAGLWLCGDLDTIYSFGLEERRLLSRYGVWLLTAVCRPVPEAAKSIIGRLIGALFHWFDTTAHVTDDQAGSVLEPLKSEMLREWIVEAQENQLDVLLDCLMPWPASYSRVGGSWDTGHCPKAVHIKEGFNRLFCLVPYEIITVDLWNDIVPRWLESMVTTVPSDEWIEFRIILSKLLDSSMSPLGFDAQQMFRFLAVRFRGTHLRVQQQTLNWLQLLSSLHIVVPIDLLVNIFQEGVNTSKLDTDNEIPNFDMEEIRPLSPVSNQSVSSSELPLSLPEKSLACHVLMLDILLEQLEVQEEPSNGGLTGAPLAQHCLTLLKDMIHVRQCMLHNCTSADCYMCSLLTSWYQLAQELIAFYSPLHAAVVSECFEELENCVEMAAAQSVQQQQQPSPGEQQTNKPEEAISTVYYQEQQQQQVLQLGEVRTAKMETVSELDLAPILPSERVLRAVANAVTCTEMEVAGCKAQVAQPSMLTDDPSDHMDHPDHQQPNQQYWVTTAGKFRFALDELPNHLQLIYGFLKELYHLIRPDTQRHLLRCVEILCLHCEVLSKSACREHPGFLFWVQENLTVAQLWNLLESQTSHVAQTCASLLLHCLTLPGGSDVFWKIMESDFHSRDWKTRFSSVERMMLVCQFLDDPTVKQSSILQSILTNAFCFLISSMDDINTAVANRATILLESLHDGSLKLLVWCMEQQFDSFISDRPLLLHSIMALHHHPWLTKRKIISWKFFFNRFDALYLEAQLSLQRAGELIEPRDLKSSHMSNESFNKKLQKAREAIKRYAPSRSSSPTQQQPRSLMRSLSLSTHRFNRRKSTPIHHPQHGVTKSYSRQSSSAQLKLMRSRGALGGDRMNNQQASQEEAYVALFMQRCSELDDYDGETHSLLLTTLMQFLAQPDLAQLSDDKFQSQIQNLVLRHLSLLLGYGPTERAFCLTPQKLRASAPFNAFLSALPQVLDRNLAIGANLLPMTLSLMIFCPAPPSKNNGPGGNSWLQCHGQAGVPITTHGSMSSVGFASGSAAAAASNNVNDRHNGTTPQRAYKPTYSLWYLETHPRRMWLQTVLVILYKYRYNQPNLAPLVQSIIRIVLNTLESQYHRCYRYGGIGATLSHGHPSTAQHQLHGVSSTATMRMRDQSQGSLEVETPIDPTDLKGRANVIGHGVGAVLGIAGLVWGSSTIQHQIQLQVATKSNVTLTSRRELTGSISSECDIDTDVDGIELEVIPESPKSSRPDPDWDRDSLAEVEVLSEMSQQEPNAATAASEVSLAACVRQPSGVYEAHTIVSHRQVNAADAAAAAAAATATPTGVRTRQRKMGISMGTMGPEIPFLSTEQSNRQQQQPQIETPAPHPAPVNHAVHTPMKQSCLRVGDEVACHRCSKCNAPFEEFSEEELGLCIVIISTFVHREPALAATMLPEILRCNAKWAGSTTYTWQMGSNLYVPGEVGAIARQFLRCLLHQLTPNKVFIQLFQTQVPEEMKQSFFKTMASALTDFVELTPAAPLQLLLESLNEQKQLSPAQIAMMLPNVACYIECLPPLELSAQIWTPLFAQLEIFCTRLILVLPLLNGNPIHSNSLLRIMGSTNRVAALQLAPSRGSILDSFAKILLYIIQHWAGFDYKHLVELCHLAFRSFNKDREKYMLTRTLVDELVSVMKLKSSLPDSTLIILVHFTLQDAGGTLPPHCLLMDEMDCGANTVKLSGSDGSAGAGTTGAFDCIRPHFSDIMDFLADVHTLSKLKSNSRAMSPGPGLDEDTLGGTVKAGMAQLLALEVVRGNGKDNKCLQRYMPWLLNPPSSIQQGPREFLECVCHVRLLSWLLLGALQHTALVTHTHSNGPLSVSIGATTNPCLPLPIEVSCSLADHIQGILAGFAEQSKTSVLHMSSLYHAFLLCQLWTIYLEFMAGQLGNNSNAEQQATIFNVLVDFWSKITPSVLQLVAHSSVLTEMVNLHFLSLMEALSECKSSVLSLLLPLWTPVLQAQNSQTQLPVHLQVRLQACVEGYSLNTGTASSGGGVCEGLETHLEGWLLRWLQKLQFKMGQIEIQSSTASQFYNV is encoded by the exons AATGAGATAAGATTTGTCCTGATGGCGCAGACGCGGGACATGCGCATTTGGCGGGAGGCAAAGCCACAGCGACACGGCCGTCGGGAGTCTGTGAACGCAAGGAACAATCATCGACCCGTTTCATCCCGTGTCTGTTATCGGGCGACCGACAACATGGCCACGAGAGCAGCGACAT TCGCTGCCAAGGTGAGAAATTTGCACGATTATCAACTTCGACTGCTCAACAGCTCCGGCTCACCGCCATCCGGTCACGATGTAGCCAATACGCTCAAATACTTCTCGCAGACGCTTCTCG GAATCTTGAAGGATGTGCCGGATTTCCCGCTCGTCATGGTGTACAACCGGGAGAGCAACACCAAACGCATGGCCCTATTCCCGAGCCTCGATTACAAGGGCCTCTACACCGTTTTGATCCAGCTGCTGGAAGTGGCTCCGCTCATTCAGACCGGAGTCGATG TGCTGGGCCAGGCGCTGATCAGCACGATCCTATGCGTCATGCCGTTCCTCGAACAGGATCTAATCGATAATCTGCCCAGTCTGGTTGCCTCGTCTATCGTTCACATGCCCAGCTCTCTTCACGGCTACATCGTTCAGGTCCTCTGCTCCTTCCTCCTGCCGCTCACCATGG GCACTCCGCCAGCAGACGGCGTATTCAACGTGATCGAGCCGTCCGTTCCCGGAATTATTATGGCCGTTCTCCAGTACACGACGAATACAG CTCACCACTGCCAATTGATGGAGACGCTCATGTCACTTAAACCGGATGTGGCTAAGGATTTACTCTGCATTATCGCTCATGGGACATTGAAGGCTCGCGTGCCCGGCGCCCACCTCTTATTTTACTATTGGCCGTCGTTAAATCCCACGCTGTACGATCGGCGCGGCGTCAACACGAAATTCAACG gATTCGCTCTCAATG GTTGGAAGCCGGTCATGTGTCAACGAGACGAGTGCCAAAGCAGCGGCGAAGCGGCCGAAGCTATCAAACTCTGTCTGGATCATCGGGTGGCCGTTGTCCAGCAGAGCAATAACGAGAACGGACCCCTCTTGGTGATTTGCGCTACTTGCGCTGATGAAATCAAACGCTTGGAACCGCCCGCTAACTTGTCCTCCAATggcaatcaacaacaacattttgagCCGCTTGTGGAACTCCTTTTGCCGATGCTCCAAGTTGCCGCTACGTGCGATAACACG AGTTGCCGTTCAACGGACAAGACGGCCAGCGTGTCGTGCTTCTCGTCCAGCTGCACCAGTTATAATGACAGACGGCCGATACGCTATTGCGCCCAGTGTCACTCGATCCGGCACAACAACCGGCGCGGAGGCGACCACATTTTCCACTGCAATCTGACATCGGCCTGGGAGATGTCGCCAGAGATGCAGAGTTACACGGTAGATGCCGTCGTCAGTCTCCTGAAAGAAGCCCAGCCGTACAGCTTCGAACGAAGTAGCGAGAGCAACGATCGACTCACTCGGGCTGGACTTTGGCTCTGTGGAGATTTGGATACGATTTACTCGTTCGGATTGGAAGAGAGAAGATTGCTCAGTCGCTACGGCGTCTGGCTTCTGACGGCCGTGTGCCGGCCCGTGCCCGAAGCAGCCAAATCCATCATCGGAAGGTTAATAGGCGCTCTCTTTCACTGGTTCGACACTACGGCTCACGTCACCGATG ATCAAGCCGGAAGCGTACTGGAGCCACTCAAATCGGAAATGCTTCGGGAATGGATCGTCGAGGCGCAGGAAAACCAACTGGACGTTCTGCTCGACTGTTTGATGCCCTGGCCGGCTTCATACTCGAGAGTGGGAGGCAGTTGGGACACGGGTCATTGTCCGAAAGCCGTTCACATTAAGGAAGGATTCAACCGTCTCTTTTGTCTCGTTCCTTACGAAATCATCACCGTCGATTTGTGGAATGACATTGTACCCCGTTGGCTGGAATCGATGGTCACCACTGTGCCATCCGATGAGTGGATAGAATTCCGAATTATTTTAAG CAAATTACTGGACTCGAGTATGAGCCCTTTGGGATTCGATGCCCAACAAATGTTTCGTTTCCTGGCTGTCCGCTTCCGTGGAACTCATCTGCGTGTTCAACAACAAACACTCAACTGGCTCCAGCTTCTCTCCTCGTTGCACATTGTTGTCCCCATCGATCTCCTGGTCAACATTTTCCAGGAGGGAGTCAACACGAGTAAACTGGACACCGACAACGAAATCCCAAATTTCG ATATGGAGGAAATTCGACCGTTATCTCCCGTATCGAATCAAAGTGTTTCGTCATCCGAGTTGCCTCTGAGTCTTCCGGAGAAGAGCCTGGCCTGTCACGTCCTAATGTTAGACATTTTACTGGAGCAACTGGAAGTCCAAGAGGAGCCTAGTAATGGGGGATTGACGGGAGCGCCGCTCGCTCAGCACTGCCTCACGCTTTTGAAAGATATGATTCACGTCCGGCAATGCATGCTGCATAATTGCACGTCGGCTGATTGCTACATGTGTAGTCTGTTGACATCGTGGTATCAGCTGGCGCAGGAGTTGATTGCTTTCTACTCGCCACTGCACGCGGCTGTCGTTAGTGAGTGTTTCGAAGAGCTCGAGAATTGCGTGGAGATGGCCGCTGCCCAGTCagtccagcaacaacagcaacccaGCCCTGGTGAACAGCAGACAAACAAACCGGAAGAGGCTATATCAACCGTTTATTatcaagaacaacaacaacaacaagtatTACAACTGGGCGAAGTCAGAACGGCCAAAATGGAGACCGTGTCCGAGTTAGATCTGGCGCCGATCCTACCATCAGAAAGAGTCCTCAGAG CTGTAGCCAATGCTGTGACTTGCACTGAAATGGAAGTGGCCGGCTGCAAAGCCCAAGTAGCTCAGCCGAGCATGTTGACGGACGATCCTTCAGACCACATGGATCATCCAGACCATCAACAGCCGAATCAACAATATTGGGTGACGACCGCCGGCAAATTTCGATTTGCGCTGGATGAATTGCCGAATCACCTCCAACTCATTTACGGATTCCTGAAAGAGCTCTACCACTTGATCCGACCGGACACTCAACGACATCTACTCCGCTGCGTCGAAATCCTTTGTCTACACTGCGAGGTGCTCAGTAAATCCGCCTGTCGCGAGCATCCAGGCTTCCTGTTCTGGGTTCAAGAAAATCTCACCGTGGCCCAGCTCTGGAATCTCCTCGAGAGTCAAACATCGCACGTCGCCCAGACGTGTGCCTCTCTCTTGCTGCACTGTCTCACTCTTCCTGGTGGATCGGATGTTTTCTGGAAAATTATGGAATCGGATTTCCACTCGCGCGATTGGAAGACTCGCTTTTCATCCGTGGAGCGGATGATGTTGGTGTGCCAATTTCTGGACGATCCCACCGTCAAACAGAGTTCCATTTTACAGTCGATCCTGACCAACGCCTTTTGTTTCCTCATTTCATCAATGGACGATATCAACACAGCTGTAGCCAACCGGGCAACCATACTCCTTGAGAGCTTGCACGATGGATCGCTTAAACTACTCGTCTGGTGTATGGAACAGCAGTTTGACAGTTTCATTAGCGACAGGCCTCTGTTGTTGCACTCGATTATGGCCCTGCATCATCACCCTTGGCTGACCAAACGCAAGATCATCTCgtggaaattctttttcaatcgtttCGACGCTTTGTATTTGGAAGCCCAGTTGAGCTTGCAGCGGGCCGGGGAATTGATTGAACCGCGTGATCTCAAGTCCAGTCACATGTCAAACGAAAGCTTCAACAAGAAATTGCAGAAAGCTCGTGAGGCCATCAAGCGCTACGCTCCTAGCAGGTCTAGTTCGCCAACTCAACAGCAACCGAGGAGCTTGATGCGGTCGTTGAGCCTGTCAACTCATCGCTTCAATCGCCGAAAGTCTACGCCCATTCATCACCCACAGCACGGAGTGACCAAGAGTTACAGCCGACAAAGTTCTTCAGCCCAGTTGAAGTTGATGCGATCCAGGGGCGCTCTCGGTGGCGACAGGATGAACAACCAACAAGCGTCTCAAGAAGAAGCCTACGTTGCTCTCTTCATGCAACGTTGCTCGGAACTGGACGACTACGATGGTGAAACCCACTCTTTACTGTTGACTACGCTGATGCAATTCCTGGCGCAGCCAGATCTCGCCCAGTTGAGCGACGACAAGTTCCAATCGCAAATTCAGAACCTGGTCCTTCGACATTTAAGTCTTTTGCTGGGCTACGGACCCACCGAAAGAGCTTTCTGTTTGACACCACAGAAACTCAGAGCATCGGCTCCTTTCAACGCCTTTCTCTCGGCTCTTCCGCAAGTTCTGGATCGTAATTTAGCTATCGGGGCCAATCTTCTGCCGATGACGTTATCTTTGATGATTTTCTGTCCCGCCCCGCCGTCAAAGAACAACGGCCCTGGAGGTAATTCGTGGTTACAATGTCATGGGCAAGCTGGTGTGCCCATCACAACTCACGGATCCATGAGTAGCGTTGGTTTCGCTTCCGGATCAGCTGCTGCAGCAGCTTCGAATAA CGTCAACGATCGACACAACGGCACGACTCCACAAAGAGCCTACAAACCGACCTATTCCCTATGGTATTTGGAAACTCATCCTCGACGGATGTGGTTACAAACAGTGCTAGTAATCCTCTATaag TATCGTTATAACCAACCGAATTTAGCTCCGCTAGTGCAGAGCATCATCCGGATCGTTCTCAACACTCTGGAATCTCAATACCATCGCTGTTATCGCTACGGTGGTATTGGGGCCACTTTAAGTCACGGCCATCCATCGACAGCGCAGCATCAACTCCATGGGGTTTCTTCAACTGCCACTATGAGAATGAGAGACCAGAGTCAGGGCTCTTTGGAAGTAGAAACTCCAATTGATCCAACAGATCTAAAAG GAAGAGCAAATGTCATTGGACACGGCGTAGGAGCTGTTCTTGGCATAGCTGGATTGGTCTGGGGCTCCTCTACAATTCAACATCAAATTCAGCTACAAGTTGCAACG AAATCAAACGTCACATTGACGTCCCGACGTGAGTTGACGGGAAGTATCTCTAGTGAATGTGACATTGACACTGACGTTGATGGCATAGAACTTGAAGTTATACCTGAGAGTCCCAAGAGTAGTCGGCCGGATCCTGATTGGGATCGAGATTCACTTGCTGAAGTTGag GTTCTCTCAGAAATGTCACAACAAGAACCGAATGCCGCCACTGCAGCGTCAGAAGTATCGCTGGCGGCCTGTGTCCGACAACCATCGGGTGTCTATGAAGCCCATACAATTGTTTCGCACCGTCAGGTCAATGCAGCGgacgctgctgccgccgcagcagcagccacagcGACACCTACGGGAGTCAGAACTCGACAGAGAAAAATGGGCATCTCTATGGGAACCATGGGTCCCGAAATTCCGTTTCTATCCACCGAACAATCAAACCGTCAGCAACAACAGCCTCAGATTGAAACCCCAGCACCTCATCCAGCCCCTGTCAATCACGCAGTACATACGCCCATGAAACAGAGCTGTCTTCGCGTCGGTGACGAAGTGGCGTGTCACCGTTGTTCCAAATGCAACGCACCATTTGAAGAATTCAGCGAAGAAGAACTCGGATTATGTATCGTCATTATATCGACATTCGTTCATCGCGAGCCTGCTTTGGCTGCTACTATGCTACCAGAAATTCTCCGCTGTAACGCAAA GTGGGCGGGAAGTACGACATATACCTGGCAAATGGGTAGCAATTTGTACGTACCCGGTGAAGTTGGTGCGATTGCTCGCCAATTTCTCCGCTGCTTGTTGCATCAGCTCACACCGAACAAGGTCTTCATCCAATTATTCCAGACTCAAGTGCCTGAAGAGATGAAGCAGTCTTTCTTCAAGACGATGGCATCGGCGTTGACGGATTTCGTTGAACTTACTCCGGCGGCACCGCTCCAGTTGTTGCTCGAGTCACTGAATGAGCAAAAACAGTTGTCGCCAGCCCAGATCGCCATGATGTTGCCCAATGTGGCCTGCTATATCGAGTGTCTTCCGCCGCTCGAATTGAGTGCCCAGATTTGGACCCCCCTATTCGCTCAGCTGGAAATCTTCTGTACGCGACTCATTTTAGTCTTACCGCTGCTGAATGGCAATCCAATTCACAGCAATTCGCTTTTGAGAATTATGGGCAGCACAAACCGTGTGGCAGCACTtcaactcgccccatctcgTGGCAGCATACTTGATTCTTTCGCCAAGATCCTGCTCTATATCATCCAACATTGGGCTGGCTTTGATTACAAGCATCTCGTGGAACTCTGTCACCTGGCTTTCCGGTCCTTCAACAAG GATCGAGAAAAGTACATGTTGACAAGGACGCTCGTCGATGAACTAGTGTCggtaatgaaattaaaatcaagTCTTCCAGATTCTACCTTGATCATTTTGGTGCATTTCACCTTGCAA GACGCTGGAGGAACTTTGCCACCCCATTGCCTGCTAATGGATGAAATGGATTGCGGTGCCAACACTGTCAAGTTATCCGGATCGGATGGATCTGCAGGCGCTGGCACCACGGGTGCATTTGACTGCATCCGTCCACACTTTAGCGATATTATGGACTTTTTGGCCGACGTTCATACGCTTAGCAAATTGAAGAGCAATAGCAGAGCTATGAGTCCTGGTCCCGGTTTAGATGAAGATACTCTTGGCGGAACGGTCAAAGCCGGAATGGCCCAACTCTTGGCATTGGAAGTCGTTCGTGGAAATGGCAAGGATAACAAATGCCTTCAGCGTTACATGCCCTGGTTATTGAACCCGCCATCCTCCATCCAGCAAGG GCCGCGAGAGTTTCTGGAGTGCGTTTGTCATGTGAGATTGTTGTCTTGGCTCTTACTAGGGGCATTGCAACATACAGCTTTGGTTACTCACACACATTCTAATGGACCACTTTCCGTATCAA TAGGCGCTACAACTAATCCTTGTTTGCCGCTACCAATCGAAGTCTCGTGTTCGCTGGCCGATCACATTCAGGGTATATTAGCTGGTTTCGCGGAGCAGTCgaaaacgtccgtacttcaCATGTCATCTCTCTATCATGCCTTCCTGCTCTGccaa CTTTGGACCATTTACTTGGAGTTCATGGCTGGCCAGTTGGGCAATAATTCTAACGCAGAGCAGCAAGCTACCATTTTCAACGTTCTAGTAGATTTCTGGAGCAAAATTACTCCTTCCGTATTACAGTTGGTGGCGCACTCATCAGTG CTGACTGAAATGGTCAATTTACATTTCTTGAGTCTGATGGAAGCACTGTCAGAGTGCAAATCGTCTGTTTTATCACTCTTGTTACCTCTTTGGACACCAGTTCTACAGGCACAGAATTCTCAG ACGCAGCTACCTGTACATTTGCAGGTCCGATTACAGGCCTGTGTGGAGGGCTATTCCCTCAACACTGGTACGGCATCAAGTGGCGGTGGCGTATGCGAAGGACTGGAAACACATTTGGAAGGCTGGCTACTGCGATGGCTTCAGAAACTCCAATTCAAAATGGGCCAAATAGAAATTCAATCGTCCACTGCTAGTCAGTTTTATAATGTTTAG